In Leptolyngbya sp. NIES-2104, the genomic window CAAAAATAAGATGATTTTGAGTCGAATTACTCATTCAATGGTGAGAATTCTAAGCGATATCGATATAAGGCAACAGGCGTATTTCCCGCTTTGAAATAGTCAGGATCTTGAGGCGAAAGATAGATTGCAGTAATTTGATCAGCAGTAATTTGATTTGGTGAGTAATTGTACGCAGTTGTTGTTTCAACTTGATTTAAATACGGTTGGGCAGATCCTCGAAAGATTTGCTGGAATATTTCGCTCGTAATGAATTGATTTGAGGCGGGGGTTTCTGTTGCTCGTCCGGTGATTGTAGAAGTGAGAATACGATCGCCTTTTAAGAAAGTAATTTGTTTATTTGGAGAATCAGGATCAACTTTGACCGAGAGAACGGCTCGATCGCCTAAATAGGCTCGTGCGATATTCAATCCGTTAAAAGCGCGATCGGCAATTACCCCGTTCGATTGTTCTGCAAATCGGACATTGAATTCGATTGGTTGATTCACATAGTCGCGATTACTCTCGAATCCAGGTGTGACAATTTCAGGAGCCAAGGGAGCCACGAGATCGAATAAAGTGCTCTTAACGCGCCATGTTCCAGCGATCCAACTTGGGTAAATCAGATCGCTCGTGGCACGATCGACGGGTGGTTTATTGTGCCAATCGGGGAAGGTCGAAACGCGATCGAACAAAGCACCCGCCCAGACTGGAGAGGCGAAGGAGAAGCTTAAAAGACATATCAAACTGTAGAGCAAGATTCTATCGAGAATAAGAGCATGATTTCTCGATCGACTATTTCGGGGCGTGCCCCCTAAGTCCCCTATTCTGGGGGACTTTGAGAAGAGACAAACTTGCTTAACTTCAAGAATTATTCTTTGAAAAATACAACTTAAATACGCCATTCCTGAACAATTCCAGTTCAAGTGTGTTCCTCCATTAAGATAAATTCGCACTGTTCAAAGTCCCCCAATTTTGGGGGATTTAGGGGGCTGAAGCCGACCAAAACGAAGCAAAGATCTCACGCAGGAACGGCGGCTTTGAGTTCAAAAATTCGCTCAATAATATCAGCGACCACTTTATCAGGAGTCGATGCGCCAGAGGTGATTCCGACCACGATTTCGCCATCAGGAAGCCAGTTTTGGGCGATCGCTAAATCTTGATTTAACGGCTTATGTTCGATCGCGGTTCTAGACTTGATTCGCTCCACACTATCGATGTGATACGAAGGAATGTTGTAATCGATCGCAATTTCTTGTAAGTGCGTTGTATTCGAGGAATTATAGCCACCGATCACAATCATTAAATCAATCTTTTCTTTTACCAAATCGAACATTGCATCTTGACGCTCTTGAGTCGCATCACAAATCGTATTGAAGCTCAAGAAATGCTGGTTTAATTCATTCGGTGGATATTTCTTCAGCATTGTGTGTTCAAACAATTTACCGATTTGCTCAGTTTCACCTTTGAGCATCGTCGTTTGATTTGCAATTCCGATTTGAACTAAATCGCGATCGGGATCAAATCCATTAGAACAAGATTTGCGGAATTTAGTCAGAAATTCTTCGCGATCGCCACCATTCAAAATGTAATTTGCAACGTATTCGGCTTCAGCTAGATTGAGAACAATCAAATACTTTCCAGCAAAAGAACTCGTTGCCAGCGTTTCTTCGTGATTATATTTGCCGTGAATAATCGAGGTGTAATCGCCTTTTTTGTGTTTCTCAACGGTGTTCCAAACCTTAGAAACCCAGGGGCAAGTGGTGTCTACGATCGTACATCCGCGATCGTTTAACAATTGCATTTCCTGAACACTCGCACCAAACGCAGGCAGGATTACCACATCGCCTTTTTCTACTCCTGAAAAGTCTTTTTGTCCATCAATGACCGAGATGAATAAAACATTCATTTCGCGCAATTTCTGATTCACAGAAGGATTGTGAATAATCTCATTTGTGATCCAAATTCGTTCAGTCGGGAAATGTTGACGAGTTTCGTAAGCCATCGCGACAGCGCGTTCGACTCCCCAACAAAACCCGAAGGCTTGCGCTAGTCGAATCGTGACATCGCCCCGTTTTAGGGTGTAGGCTCGATCGCGAATGTCTTGAATCAAATCGCTCTGATATTCAGACTGCATTGATTCTGCGACTTCTGCATCATGTCCGAATCCTTTGCGGTGATAATTTTCAGAACTATTTAACGATCGCTTAAACGCCTTGGTATCCATTCGCCATTCCTCGCGCCTACAGTTCCGATCATAAAACTAACGGAGCGCGAATTGATTGAAAGTTTGAATCGCCGATCGCCAAACCAGATAGCCCTGAGTACTCAAATGCAATCCATCGGTTGTCAGTTCTGAGCGCAAGAATCCCTCACTGTCAGAGAAAAGTGGCTGTAAGTCGAGAAATTCCACACCTGCTTGATCGGCTAAACCCGCAAGGCGGCGATTGAATTGGAAAATACGATCGTTGGATAATGCCTCGACCTGAGTTGCATTTGCAGTCGTGATTGATTCCTTAGCACGAGGTAAGAGAGCCTGAATCACGATTTTTGCCTTTGGATGCGATTTTTTTAGCTGATTGATGATCTCTTCCTGAGCCTCTAACACTTCTTGCTCAGATTTACCTCGAAGCAGATCATTGATTCCAACCATGACAAAAATCGCTTTTGGCTTCGCTTGATCAAACAGTTTTAAGCGTTTCACGAGTCCTGAAGTTGTTTCGCCTGAGATGCCTTGATTTAGCCAGTTGTAATCCGTGGGTAACAGGTCTTGAGGAAACCAGAGTGTAAGAGAATCGCCAGCCAACACAATTAAGCGATCGGGCTTTTTCTTGATCATCGCGTTCGCTTCTTTGCCGAGCAAGTCCACCCAATCTTGATACGTCAGCGATCGACCCAATGACATCGATGCAGCTTGAGCGACAATTTCAGGTTTCTCGACCGCTTTGGCAGCCATCGATTGTTTCGCAGGCGGATTGATCAAATGTTCGGTGAAATAGCGATCGCCCAAAAACCACAATCCCAACGTTGTACCTAAAACAACATTCGTGACCACGGACAAATAGACCCAGCCTGGAATTGACTTAGACATCGAAGACACTGCCTGAAGCAATTTGCGTAAACACTGTGGGATCTTATACCTCAAAATCCGCAGTGCAATACAACTTTCTTTACTGTTTGAGTGTCATCTCTGAGGAATTAGGAGCACACAAAATTGTTGAACCAACCAATTGTGGCATTGCAGGGGCAGATTGCGAAGGGCGATCAGATTCACAAGTTTTCGTAATTGTATTAGTCTCGCCACTGATATTATCCTTCACTGCATACACCGCAGCAGCATAACTTTTCAGCCCAGAAGTTTTTGCAGTTGCTGTCAGGTGAACAGCAGTATTGTCGATGACTGAGACGCTATAAGAATAATTCGTTGTTTCGGTAGGTATAGGGCTTGAAAGTTCAGTTAGGGTCTGGGCAAAGCGTTCTACCGTAAGATAATGAGCCTGTTGCGTCCGGGCTAGAGTGCCGATGTATTGTCTCGCTTCTGATTGCTTTCCCTTGGTGGCTTGACCAGCATACAGTATAGACGGCAAGATGATTGCAGCTCCGATACTAATAGTGACTAATGTGTATACCGGAGCCGCAATCGCACCTGCAACGATGCAGAGCGCTTTCGCCGTTTTGGAGGCAACTTGAGCGCCAATGTAATCCTTGCGACCGTATTTGCTGTCTACTTGAGAAGCAAAAATCAACGCTGCAATTCCAACCGGTAAGAATGCAAATAGCGTGACTAGGATCGAGGGAATAAGATAGTTTTTTGGCTTTGCTGAGTCGATTTCTGAAAGAATGGAAACAGTTGAGGTTTGAGAGAAATTCGTTATGGAAGAACGGTCATTATCAACGAGCTGCTGTATGTCTGCATTGACGACGAGACTAGCAGTTTGAGTTGGAAATCCAAATTCTTCCGTCCAAACTGGCAGAGCTTCTCCCTTGACTTGTCCCATCAATTTAACTCTATGAACAAATTGAGGTCTCAATCCTGAGATACCTTGCTTTACGAAAGGAAACAATTGAGACTGATTTGGAGTTTCAGAGCCTTCTAGTGTGACTAGTAATAGCCCATTTTGTAAGACTGCCTTGGCGATAATTCCTTTCGGTTCAAGGTGACGATTCATCAGGGCAGCGATCGCTTCTGCATTTCCTTGCTTTGCTTGGTGGGTCAGAGTTGACGATTGAGCGTTCATCGAAAATTTCTCAGTACAATTCGTTCTGCTCAAGGTTCCCTAGACAAGATTTGTACGTAACACAAATTAAAACTTTATGAAGCAGATCTGAATGGCTAGATATTTCTACGGAAACAAATCTATTAATCTCAGGAGCGCTCTATTCTAAGTTCAGATGTAGTCGAAGAGCAGCATTAATTTCCTGCATCTTTTCATCCCTTAGACATCCGAGCAACTCAGTTTCGAGTCGTTGCTTAGAGATCGTACGAATCTGCTGTGCTTGAATTTTTGAGGACTTAGGCAATCCACTCTCTTCGGCTGATAGGAATACCTCAAAAGGGTACACACGCCGAAGATTTGACGTAATTGGAAGAATTGTTATGGTATCAGCGGCTCGATTGTTGGCATTGCTACTCACAATCAAAACAGGGCGACGCTTTGCTGTTTCTGATCCAATCACCGGATTCAAATTCGCGTAATAGATTTCACCACGTCTCATCGGATAGCCCATCTGCGATCGTGATATCCCAACCTAAGTCAACCTCTTTAGCAGCTTCAGCATAAGCCTTTTCTAACTCTTGGGTCTGCAAAAGTTGAAGCGCTGTTTCGATCACTTGCGATCGAGACTTGTAATCATGTTCTAATTTGTACTGCTCAACAAATTGAACAAGCGATTGAGATAAAGAAATAGACAACTTCTCTGCACTCATACTACTCTTATTCGTACTAATTCTTCCTACCTAATCTTACTACTTCTGAACAGAAGCTGGAGAAGTCCCTTTAGATAGATTGAATTTCAGTTCTCAACCGCATATTCATAAGATCATATCCATTGCTCCTTTAAACTTGGAATATCAAGTTTTTCTTATTCTCATGTCTACCATTACCGTCGATCGACTCACAAAAATCTATCCTGTTGCCGTCAAAGAAGCAGGTTTCAAAGGCACAGTAACGCACTTCTTCAAGCGGGCTTACAGGCAGGTAAAAGCGGTTCAGGATGTCTCATTTCAAATTGAACCGGGTGAAGTCGTAGGATTTTTGGGCGCGAATGGAGCAGGGAAAACAACGACGCTGAAGATGTTAACGGGATTGATTCATCCGTCTTCTGGGAAGGTTACAGTCGCGGGACAAGTACCGTTCGATCGACGATCGACCTTCTTAAGAAAAATCACCCTCGTTATGGGGCAAAAACAACAATTAATTTGGGATCTGCCTGCGGCGGATTCGTTCAAGATTAATGCAGCCGTATATGGAATTAGCGATCGTACTCTTCAAGCCCGCGTCGGTGAACTTTCTGAAATGCTTTCACTTGAAGGCAAACTGAATCAGCCCGTTCGTAAACTCTCACTAGGTGAACGAATGAAAGCTGAACTACTCGCGGCATTGCTTCATCAACCAGAAGTTTTATTCCTAGATGAGCCGACTTTGGGACTTGATGTCAATGCTCAGGTGGCAGTGCGCGAATTTTTGAAGGAGTACAACGATCGATATAACGCCACTGTTCTTTTAACCAGTCACTACATGGCAGACATCACAGCCTTGTGTGAGCGCGTTCTGATGATCCACCAGGGGCAGCTTATTTATGATGGTAGTCTCGATGGCTTAGTAGACCGTTTCTCGCCCTGTCGCGAAATCAAAGTCGAATTTAATCGAACTTATACCAAGGCGGAATTATCAGCGTATGGTGAGTTGCAGGAAGTTGATAAGCAGTCGGCGCGGTTCTTGGTACAGCAGGAAGATTTGACACACGCGATCGCGAAAATTCTCGCAGAATTGCAGGTAGCGGATTTGTCGGTTACTGATCCCCCGATCGAAGAAGTAATTGGTCGCGTTTTCCAAGCGGGTGCAGTGAACTAAGTCTGCTATAAACCAAGGTTTTTTGCTTGTTCTAAAGAAACGTCCGGTAGATTTTGAAGCATCCCGTCCCAGGTCGTTTGAGTTTGTAAGGCTGTAACAACAACTGGCAAGGGTTCTGGAAGAATTGCTTGAAAATCGGCTTCTTCAGCAAACTGAGTTTTGAATGCTAACTGCTCTTCAGGAGGGACAAACTGAGCATTTACGCCTTCTCGATTGCCTCTAGCATCCATGCGGTACCAGCCCATGTCGGGCAAGTAAGCCGCATTAAAGCCATGCAAACTATAGGGTGCACCTTGGTCGTCAATGCTCAATCGCTGATAGCAAAATCCTGCTGGAATGCCATTTGCTCGAAGTAATGCAGCTAATAAATGGCTCTTGGCATAACAGTAACCCGTTCGGTATTGCAGGACATCTGAAGCGCGACACGTAATCGGATTCATCTGATAGTCAAAGCTATGCCGAACTTCATCGCGCACCCACTCAAAACAGGCTTTCGCGATCGCCTCCTGAGTTTCACATCCTGACGCAATTTTCTTGCTCAGTTCCAAAATCTCCGGCTGTTGCCAGTCAATAATCTCGCTAAATGCCAAGAATTTTTCCATTGGTTAATTCCGCTGATTGTCCATCACGAAACCCGGTTCGCTGCTTCCTGGAACGCGCCAATCTTCGTTCTCGCCACCGACGATCAGTGAGTCGATCGTGACAAAATCTTTGCTCAACTGCTTGAGGGAATTGATCAGAATGTCTAATGCGATCGCATCACTCGTTCCCAAATCAAACCAGCAGCGACCCCAGTTGCTTTCATACTCAAAGTCGCTCATATTGTGCATCACCGCCATCATGCTGTCATCGGCAACATCCCCGTCATAAGGCAGGTAGCTGACCTCTAGCCCCGCATCTTGAACCTGCAAATTTTCAGCATTAAAGCCTCCCAGTTTCCCAAGGAAAAACCAGGAGCTAAAGACCTCTTCGACATACTGTTTCTCCATTTCCGAAGGCACAGTATTAAACTCAACCCAAAACCAAACGTTAAACGGATCAAACTCGCGAAACTGAATACGCATAAATAGAAATTCAGGCAGTTGAATATCGTTGCCTGAATTCTATTTTATCGTTGTGCTGCTCGTTGCTGTGCGTTTCGCAATTCCCGCTCAATTTGACGAACGGTTACAGGTGGAAGCTGATCGCGCTTGGTGAGAGCTTTTTGGAACAGCGGAATACTTTCACCGTGGCGCTGACTGCGAACGAGAATTTGAGCCTTGAGATAGCTCAGTTCGGGATTATCGGGAGCCGCTCGGAGTGCGTTATCGACCGCTTGCAAAGCTCGATCGAACTGTTTGAGATCGCGATATCCGATCGCTAAACCTCGATCGGCAACGTAACGGGGTTGAGCCGTATTTTGCAGACGTGCGATCGCATCGGTCGGACTCGATAACGGCAAATTCAACGTGGTCGAAAGCGTCAAATCAATTAATCCTTTGATTAAATTCAATTCGGGATCTTTGGGATCGATTTTCTCGGCTGCATCTAAATAGCGAAAAGCTTCCTGAAGACTGCCCAAAATCTGAGGAATACCGCGAACGGTGCCTTCTGTCGCTGCGGTGTATCCCGCTTCTAAAATGATGCCTGCGGCTTGATACAGGTTGCCTCGGAGCGGATCAGATTTTGCTAATTGTTGGGCAACAGTGCGGGTTTGCGTGGCATACCCTCTAAACTCGCTCAGTAGCGCTTGTTTGCGTCCTTGATCCGTCTCACCTTGATAATTGTTGTAAGCCAGCAAGCCTTTGAGCGCAAATGACAGCGGCTCATTCGGATCGCCTTGATTTAAGATTCGAGTCGCTTCGGTGTAATTGCCTTTCTCGAAAATTGCCCGAAATGCGGCTTCAGTCCGATCGCTAATTGCACGCGGATTACTGGTTCTAAACGGATCTCTTGCAAGCGTTGGACTTGCCAACATTCCCACCATCAGCACGATCGTGCTCACTTGTTGAGCCAGCTTCCGGGACAGCCACTTCACCATAACGTTTGATTTTTTTGACGCATCGGGGTTCACGACGATCTTAGGCGATCGTAGGTTCCATACGCTTGGCTCGATGAACGCGGGTTAAACTGGGGATTACCCTAGCCATTTACGACATGCTTTATTTGCGCGATTTGTCTTACCATCCGACAGCGACCCCAGATCCAATTCTCAAGTCGATCAATCTCGAAGTTGCACCGCAGCAATTGAGTTTAGTCGTCGGACCGAGCGGATCGGGGAAAAGTACGCTGCTCGAAATTTTGGCAGGACTCGCAGAGCATACGAGCGGAGAAATTTTCTGGCGCGAACAGGAACTGAATTTTCTGAATATGCAGCAGTTGTGCGGTTTGGTGTTTCAATTTCCCGAACGGCATTTCTGCGGCGGCACGATTTTAGAAGAACTGCGCTTGGGACATCCAGAGTTGAGTTCCGATCGCATTCACGAAGCGCTTCAAGAAGTCAGCCTCGATCATGTCCCACTTTCTACGGCTCCCCATGCCCTGAGCGGTGGACAACAACGACGATTAGCCTTAGCCGTTCAATTGATTCGCCAACCGAGTATTCTCTTACTCGATGAACCGACCGCAGGCTTAGATTGGTCGATTCGTCGGCAGTTAGTCAAGTTACTTTCCAAGCTGAAAACGCACTGGAGTTTACTCGTCGTTTCACACGATGCGGGCGATATGTTAGAAATTGCCGATCGCTGTTGGTCGCTGCGTCACGGTGAACTTAAAGAAGTCACGCCTGAAGAACTTTCGACCGATCGAGTGGAGCGCGTGAAATGCTAGTCGCGTTACCGGAAATGATCGATTTGTGGAAATCAACGACCGATTGGTTTCCAGATGAGACAGTGCGATCGCAGTTCCAACAGTTTTATGAACTCGTTCTGCAAGGCAATCAACAGCAAAATCTCACCCGCATCACTGAACCCGTTGATTTTTGGGAAAAGCATTTATGGGATTCGCTGCGGGGCGTGTTTCCGAAAGTGACCGGATCGAATTTAAGCGCGATCGATATCGGTACTGGAGCCGGATTTCCTGGAATTCCCATGGCGATTGCTCGGTCTGATTGGAAGATTACCTTACTCGATTCGACTCGGAAAAAGGTTAACTTCTTGCAGGACAGTACGAAAGCATTGGGACTGACGAATGTGAGATCGATGGTCGATCGCGTGGAACAAGTTGGACAAAGTTCGGGACATCGAGAAGCTTACGATCTAGCAACCATTCGCGCAGTGGCGGCAGCTTCGGTCTGTGCAGAGTATGCGTTACCATTGCTCAAAATTGGGGGCATTGCCGTGTTGTACCGGGGGCAATGGACTGATGAAGAAGCGATCGCACTTGATCATGCAGCGAAAGAATTAGGCGGCGTTGTAGAAGAATGCGATCGCTTTGAAACTCCGCTAACTCATGGAGTTCGGCATTGTTTATATCTGCGGAAAACGTCTTCTACGCCCCTCGAATTTCCGAGAGCGATCGGCATTCCGACTCAAGATCCGCTTTGATGTGCATTTTAAGAATTGATCGCTTGTGCTACAAAGCAATTGATATGGTGTGAATGTCTTTGACGCGGTGTAGTGGTTTTGTTGGTTTCTCGGTTGTGATGAATTCTTCTGCACCTACGGAAAGCGCTGCCGCAATATGAAGGGCATCCATTCCAGCTAGACCATAAGTACGAGCAATGAGCTTTCCAGTTTGAACGATTTGGTCGAGGTTGCTTGCCCACAGAATTTCAGCCTCAAAGAAAGCTTCGTAAAATTCTGCTTCGTCCGACTGCTGGTGGTAGAGCGCTTTGGGCAAGGTTTCTAGTCGTACAAACTCGCTTGAGGCGAATTGTAAGGTCGAGTCATTCAAGACCTGAAGGGCACGAATGCCAACTTGATCAATTCCTCGGAACGCATTAATTAGAATACCAGAGTCGAGATAGGCAATCTTAAGGCTCACGATATCCGCCTCGTCGATCGGCTAGTTCTTGTTCGAGTTCTGCTTCAGTGAGAAGTTTCATCCCGTTGGCGATCGCTCGTTGACGAATCTCCCAAAGTTTTTTCGCAAGGGGCGTTTGAGGAACAAATTGAGGTTTAAGCGATTGTGCAAGTTTGAGAACCTGCTCTTGGGATTCGGGTGGAAGTTCGCGCCAGTACTCTAAAAGTTCTTCTTCTTTGCTCATGAAAATTGCCTCTGACCGCTACTTTTCCATTTTATAGCGGTACGCAGAACGGTTAGGACGTTCTCAATCTCCGAACCTAAGCGGTGAATGAATTTGACCTCACCCCTCACACCTCATACCTCACACCTTTGCTATACTAATCGCGTTTAGCAGAACAACGATCGCAGGTACAGCAATCCCGTCTAGAAATAACTCCAGACGGGACTGCAACGAGAGTATTCTCTGTTTCCTCTCTCGTCTAGGACTCGCTTTCAGACTCAGATGATTCTGGTTCAGCGGGTGTTTCAGGCTCCGGTTGAGCCGCAGAGGGCTTCGGCGGTCTGGGTCCTCGCGCTAATGCAGGATTAACCGGAGGCGCATCGGCTTTTTCTGATTTTTTATCGCGATCGTTTCTCTTGCCTCGTTTTTCCGTCGATCGAGTGTTGGAGCTAGGCGCATCACCTTTCTTCACAGGACGGGCAGCGGAAGACTTGTTTCCGTCTGGAAGAGCGGTGGAACCCTCAGCAGTGGAGGGTTGATCGGCGGGGGCTGAAGTTGAGTCTGTTGCGCTGTTCGCTTGGCGCTCAGACTTTTTGATTGGACGCTCTACCACAGTGAATCCTTGTAAAGAACGTCCATAATTTTAGCGTGTGGCTGAGCGTTCCTATACGCCAGCTTGAGCGGTTAACTGATTCGCGATCTGGGTAGCTCGGTTAATCGGGATGGCAAATCCAATTCCTTGCGCCCCTCGAATGATTGCGGTGTTGATGCCAATCACTTCACCGCTCTGGTTGAGCAAGGGACCGCCAGAGTTTCCGGGGTTAATGGCGGCATCGGTTTGAATAAACGGCTGTGAACTGCGTAAACCGAATGCACTTGCCGATCGCTCTGTGCCGCTGACAATTCCAACCGTGACGGTATTATCGAGTCCGAGCGGGTTGCCGATGGCGATCGCCCATTCTCCCGGTCGCAGTTGACTTGAGTTGCCAAGTGTTACAGCGGGTAAATTGTTCGCCTCGATTTTCACGACGGCGACATCATTTTGGCGATCGGCTCCTAAGACTCGTCCGGTGTACTCGCGACCATCTTTGAGCGTGACGGTGACGCGATTGGCTCCGGAGACGACATGGGCATTGGTGACGATTGTTCCATTTGATCGCAGAATGAATCCTGATCCGGTTCCTCGCTGAACTTGTTCGCCTCTCGAAGTCACGCGCTCACGAGTGGCATTAATGCGGACAACCGAAGGACCTGTGCGATCGACCGCGTTAGAGACAAAATTCTCATCGTTACTAGAGCGATTTGAAAGTTGTGCGATCGCGGGCGGTTGAAATTGATTCGAGGGGATTTGAGTTCCGACTAAAGCGCTGACAGCCCCGATCGAGACGAGCGAAAGAGAAGCTAAGGAGGTTTTTAAGAAACGATTAGAAGCCATTTCGAGAGTTTCCAGAATGTGTGAGGAGTTGTTTTTCTGACCTACTCTCAGTGTGAAAAAAGAATATGACACCAAAATGTCATGCTGCACTGATCACCCGTTGCGGTTCAGGTAGGGGTTTTCCGCTCTCTTGATAGTCTTCAATCAGCATTTCGATTACTTCTTGCCCTCGTTTGGCGGCTTCTTCATACGTTGCACCATGTGTCACAAAGTGCTGCGAGGGAAACTCAGGCAGGTGTACTAAATAAAGTTTGTCTTCCTCTGACCATTGAATGACCATGCTGTAGTGTAATTTCATTCTTCTGAGTCCTCAAAGAGGATGTTTGAAATGCCTTCGTTCGTTGCAGCGCGGGAGCGCAACGGAGCGAAGGAACTATTTATACTTTTCAAACATCCTCTGATGATTCCAATCGCTTTTGAGCACTTCAAAGCATAATCTTTATCCGATTATTGCAGCTTACTGCGGGGTGCTTTCAATGGCAATTCGATCGTAAAAGTTGATCCCGCTCCAGGTTGACTGCTCACCATCACTTGTCCTTGATGTGCCTGAACAATTTGCTGCACGATCGCTAACCCTAATCCAAATCCTCCGGTTTGTTTCGATCGAGCAGTATCCACTCGATAAAAGCGGTCGAAGATATGCGGCAAATCTTCCGAAGGAATGCCGATTCCCGTATCAATTACCCGAATGATTGCGGCTTGCTTGCTGATCAGTTCAATTCGGACGGTTCCTTCGATGGGCGTGTACTTAACCGCATTGCTCAAAAGATTTACGATCGCTTGTTTGATTAGTTCTGGATCGGCTTCGATCTGTACTGGATAATCCGGCAAGGACAAAGTAAAAGTGCGATCGTCTGGATAGTCTAATCCTTGAATCAATTTCACTAAATCAATTGTTTGAAACCGAGCACGATCGAGTTCTTCATGCCGAGCTAACCACAGTAAATTCGTCACTAACGCACTCATCGATTTTGCAATGTCTACAATCCGCTCTAGACGATCGTGCTGTTCTTGTTGATCTTCTGGCGGCATCAATCCAACTTGAGCATTGCTTAAAACGGCGGAGATTGGTGCTCGTAATTCATGAGAAGCATCGGCTGTAAACCTTTGGAGTTGGGCATAAGCACGTCTTGAAGGCTGCATTGCGACTCCGCCCAAAATCCAGCCCGCTACGCCAATGAGTGCGATCGCGCTGGGTACTCCGATTAGTAGAAAATATCTCACCTGATCTAAGCTCTGCTGCAATGGTGTGAGCGGTGTCGCAACCTGCAAATAGCCGATCGTTTGATTCTGTCGCTGAATCGGTAAGGTTAGCTGTCTTAAGCCGTCGATTGATTCAAAGCCGATCGTTCCGACGAGATAATTTGCGCCAGGTGAACCAATATATTTGATCCGTTGTCGATCGACGCGATACCAGCGAGCGTAAGTTAAATCGATCGGAATCTGCTGCATCACACCCGGAATCGCTGGCTGAACCCCGATGAGAATTCGACTGCGACGGTAAAGCAGATCATCAAAATTCCGCAGTTGAGTCTGCACAATGAACCCGTAACCGACTCCTGCAAATGCAAGCAAAATTCCGCCCATCGAAGCTGCAAACCAATAGGCTAAATTCCGCCGACTCCGATCGAACACCGTTCCTACTCCACTGCGTT contains:
- a CDS encoding DUF6816 family protein, producing MLYSLICLLSFSFASPVWAGALFDRVSTFPDWHNKPPVDRATSDLIYPSWIAGTWRVKSTLFDLVAPLAPEIVTPGFESNRDYVNQPIEFNVRFAEQSNGVIADRAFNGLNIARAYLGDRAVLSVKVDPDSPNKQITFLKGDRILTSTITGRATETPASNQFITSEIFQQIFRGSAQPYLNQVETTTAYNYSPNQITADQITAIYLSPQDPDYFKAGNTPVALYRYRLEFSPLNE
- a CDS encoding 4-hydroxy-3-methylbut-2-enyl diphosphate reductase — encoded protein: MDTKAFKRSLNSSENYHRKGFGHDAEVAESMQSEYQSDLIQDIRDRAYTLKRGDVTIRLAQAFGFCWGVERAVAMAYETRQHFPTERIWITNEIIHNPSVNQKLREMNVLFISVIDGQKDFSGVEKGDVVILPAFGASVQEMQLLNDRGCTIVDTTCPWVSKVWNTVEKHKKGDYTSIIHGKYNHEETLATSSFAGKYLIVLNLAEAEYVANYILNGGDREEFLTKFRKSCSNGFDPDRDLVQIGIANQTTMLKGETEQIGKLFEHTMLKKYPPNELNQHFLSFNTICDATQERQDAMFDLVKEKIDLMIVIGGYNSSNTTHLQEIAIDYNIPSYHIDSVERIKSRTAIEHKPLNQDLAIAQNWLPDGEIVVGITSGASTPDKVVADIIERIFELKAAVPA
- a CDS encoding GDSL-type esterase/lipase family protein, whose translation is MSKSIPGWVYLSVVTNVVLGTTLGLWFLGDRYFTEHLINPPAKQSMAAKAVEKPEIVAQAASMSLGRSLTYQDWVDLLGKEANAMIKKKPDRLIVLAGDSLTLWFPQDLLPTDYNWLNQGISGETTSGLVKRLKLFDQAKPKAIFVMVGINDLLRGKSEQEVLEAQEEIINQLKKSHPKAKIVIQALLPRAKESITTANATQVEALSNDRIFQFNRRLAGLADQAGVEFLDLQPLFSDSEGFLRSELTTDGLHLSTQGYLVWRSAIQTFNQFALR
- a CDS encoding type IV pilin-like G/H family protein, whose translation is MNAQSSTLTHQAKQGNAEAIAALMNRHLEPKGIIAKAVLQNGLLLVTLEGSETPNQSQLFPFVKQGISGLRPQFVHRVKLMGQVKGEALPVWTEEFGFPTQTASLVVNADIQQLVDNDRSSITNFSQTSTVSILSEIDSAKPKNYLIPSILVTLFAFLPVGIAALIFASQVDSKYGRKDYIGAQVASKTAKALCIVAGAIAAPVYTLVTISIGAAIILPSILYAGQATKGKQSEARQYIGTLARTQQAHYLTVERFAQTLTELSSPIPTETTNYSYSVSVIDNTAVHLTATAKTSGLKSYAAAVYAVKDNISGETNTITKTCESDRPSQSAPAMPQLVGSTILCAPNSSEMTLKQ
- a CDS encoding type II toxin-antitoxin system PemK/MazF family toxin encodes the protein MGYPMRRGEIYYANLNPVIGSETAKRRPVLIVSSNANNRAADTITILPITSNLRRVYPFEVFLSAEESGLPKSSKIQAQQIRTISKQRLETELLGCLRDEKMQEINAALRLHLNLE
- a CDS encoding ribbon-helix-helix domain-containing protein; translated protein: MSISLSQSLVQFVEQYKLEHDYKSRSQVIETALQLLQTQELEKAYAEAAKEVDLGWDITIADGLSDETW
- a CDS encoding ATP-binding cassette domain-containing protein, with the translated sequence MSTITVDRLTKIYPVAVKEAGFKGTVTHFFKRAYRQVKAVQDVSFQIEPGEVVGFLGANGAGKTTTLKMLTGLIHPSSGKVTVAGQVPFDRRSTFLRKITLVMGQKQQLIWDLPAADSFKINAAVYGISDRTLQARVGELSEMLSLEGKLNQPVRKLSLGERMKAELLAALLHQPEVLFLDEPTLGLDVNAQVAVREFLKEYNDRYNATVLLTSHYMADITALCERVLMIHQGQLIYDGSLDGLVDRFSPCREIKVEFNRTYTKAELSAYGELQEVDKQSARFLVQQEDLTHAIAKILAELQVADLSVTDPPIEEVIGRVFQAGAVN
- a CDS encoding transglutaminase family protein, whose product is MEKFLAFSEIIDWQQPEILELSKKIASGCETQEAIAKACFEWVRDEVRHSFDYQMNPITCRASDVLQYRTGYCYAKSHLLAALLRANGIPAGFCYQRLSIDDQGAPYSLHGFNAAYLPDMGWYRMDARGNREGVNAQFVPPEEQLAFKTQFAEEADFQAILPEPLPVVVTALQTQTTWDGMLQNLPDVSLEQAKNLGL
- a CDS encoding DUF3531 family protein: MRIQFREFDPFNVWFWVEFNTVPSEMEKQYVEEVFSSWFFLGKLGGFNAENLQVQDAGLEVSYLPYDGDVADDSMMAVMHNMSDFEYESNWGRCWFDLGTSDAIALDILINSLKQLSKDFVTIDSLIVGGENEDWRVPGSSEPGFVMDNQRN